CGGCGTCGATTTCGTCGATGAAGATGATGCAGGGGGCGTTCTTCTTGGCGTTCTCGAACATGTCGCGCACGCGCGCCGCGCCCACGCCGACGAACATCTCGACGAAGTCGGAGCCCGAGATCGAGAAGAACGGCACCTTGGCCTCGCCCGCGATGGACTTGGCGAGCAGTGTCTTGCCGGTGCCCGGAGGGCCGACCAGCAGCAGGCCGCGCGGAATGCGGCCGCCGAGCTTCTGGAACTTCTGCGGATCCTTGAGGAAGTCTACGACTTCCTTCACCTCCTCCTTGGCCTCGTCGCAGCCCGCAACGTCGGCGAAGGTGACGGTGTTGTTGTTCTCGTCGAGCATGCGCGCCTTCGATTTGCCGAAGCTGAACGCGCCGCCCTTGCCGCCGCCCTGCATCTGGCGCATGAAGTACACCCACACCCCGATGAGCAGCAGCATGGGGCCCCAGCTGACCAGCAGGGTCATGAGGAGCGAGCCCTCCTCGCGTGGCTTGACGTCGAACTTGACGTTGTTGTTGATCAGGTCGCCCACGAGGCCGCGGTCCAGGTAGGTGGCCGTGGTGCGGATGCGCCGGTCATCGTTGGTCGTGGCCAGGATCTCGGTGGCGCCACCAGGCCCTTCCTGGATCGTGACGCTCTTGATGCGGTGGCTGCGCACGTCCTCCAGGAAGTCGGAATAGCCTATGGCTCCCGCGCCAGCGCCCACCCGGGTGTCGAACTGTTTGAACACCGTAAAGAGCACCATGGCTATGACCAGCCAGACGGCGACTTTTGAAAACCACTGATTGTTCAAGCGGGGCTCCAGATTCAGAAAGAGGTGAACGGCCATGACGGGGACGTCCTGGCGCATCTGGGGTTCATTTTAGGCGTTTCAACCCTGGCCCAGGCCCCATTAACCCCGGAATAGCCCATGGTCAACCCGGGCTCTACGCGGGATGCTTGAGCCCGATCCCCACCAGGAAGGTCTCCGACGACTTGTCGCGCGACGCCTTGGGCTTGACCGGCTTGACCACGCGGAAGGTGTCCTTGAACAGCTGCACCAGCTGGGTGTAACCGCTGCCGTGGAACAGCTTGACGACCAGCGCGCCGTCGGGCTTGAGGTGGTGCACCGCGAAATCGACGGCCAGCTCGATCAGGTGGGCGATGCGCACCGCATCGACCGACTCCACGCCCGAGAGATTGGGCGCCATGTCCGACACCACCACGTCCACCGGGCGGCCCTGCACCGCCTGTTGCAGGCGCGCGAGCACCTCTTCGTCGCGGAAGTCCCCCTGCAGGAAGGTCACGCCCTCGATGGGCTCCATGGGCAGGATGTCCAGCGAGATGATGGTGCCGTCCAGCTGCCCCATGGCGGCGCCCCCCGGCGACAAGCGCCTGCGGACGTACTGGCTCCATGCGCCCGGGGACGACCCCAGGTCCACCACCACGTGGCCCGGCTTGATGAGCCCGAACTGCTCGTCGATCTCCTTGAGCTTGTAGGCCGCGCGGGCGCGATAGCCCTCCTTCTGGGCGAGCTTCACGTAGGTGTCGTTGACATGGTCGTTGAGCCACGCCTTGTTCACCTTCTTGCTTTTTGTCTTGACTTTCATGCGGTTGAGATAATACGGCCATGCCCCAAATCCAACTGACCCCGGCCGAGCGCCGGGAACACCGCGCCAATGCCCACCACCTGGACCCCGTGGTCCTGATCGGGGGGGACGGCCTCACGCCCGCCGTGCAAAAGGAGGTCGATGCCGCGCTCGCCGCCCATGGCCTGATCAAGGTGCGCGTGTTCAACGATGACCGCGCGGCGCGCGAGGCGATGTACCAGCAGCTGGCCCACGACCTGGGCGCGGCGCCCATCCAGCACATCGGCAAGCTGCTGGTGCTGTGGCGCCCCGTCGCGCAGAAGCAGAAGGCCGCGGACGAGGACCGCAAGCCCGGCCCGCGCGACGTGAAGGTGCTCAAGTTCGGCCGCCCCGGCCAGCGCCCCGAGGTCAAGCAGCTGCGCGTGCTGGGCAACCAGCGCCTGACCAGCGGCGGGCAGGTCAAGCGCGCCAAGCCCAAGCAGAAATCGGTCAAGAAGGGCCAGGCGGACTGATGGCAGCCCCCGCCGCGCCGCAGCGCCATGTGATCTGCATGAAGTGGGGCACGAAGTACGGCCCCGAGTACGTCAACCGGCTCTATGCCATGGTGCGCCGCCACCTCTGCGGCGACTTCAACTTCGTCTGCCTGACGGACGACACCATGGACATCAGGAACGAGGTGCAGTGCCTGCCGATTCCGCCGCTGAAGCTGCCCTCCGGCATTCCCGAGCGCGGCTGGAACAAGCTGGCCACCTTTGCCGCCGACCTGTACGGCCTCAAGGGCACGGCCCTGTTCCTGGACGTGGACGTGGTGGTGGTGGGGCCGCTCGACGATTTCTTCACCCAGCCCGGCGAGTTCCTCATCATCCACGACTACAAGCGGCCCTGGCGCATCACCGGCAATTCCTCGGTGTACCGCTTCGAACTGGGGGCGCACCCGGACGTGCTGGAGTACTTCCGCGGCCACTTCGAGGAGATCCGCCACCGGTTCCGCAACGAGCAGGCCTACCTGTCCGACATGCTGCACAGGCAGGGCAAGCTCGCCTACTGGCCCCAGGACTGGTGCCCCAGCTTCAAGTACCACTGCATCCCGCGCTGGCCCACGAACTACTGGAAGCAGCCCTTCGTGCCCCAGGGCGCGCGCGTCGTGATTTTCCACGGGGAATGCAATCCGCCCGACGCCCTGGCCGGCCGACGCAACCGGCGCTTTCGCCACATCGAGCCCGCCACCTGGGTGGCCGAGCACTGGCGTGAATGACTAGGAGCGCGCGGTGCTCCACAGCACGCGCAGCGCGCACAGCCACTGCAGCGCATACATGGCGCTGCCCGCGCCATGCCACAGGCGCAGGTTCTGGCGGGCGACGATGCGCGGCGCCACGCCATACTGCACCAGCAGGGCCAGCAGCAGGCCTGCGATCACGAAAACCATAGCTGCCTGCGCCCACTCCTCGGGCTTTTCAGCATGTTTTTTCTTGGAAACGACCAGCAGCAGCGCGCAGCACGCTATGGAAATGTAAGTCTGCGCCTCGAACAGGCGCGCCGCCACGTTCCCCGCCATCGCCGACGTGGGCAGGTGGGCGAACAGCAGCGGCACGGCCACGAAGCCAATGGCCGACAGACTGCCCCACCACAGCGCAGCCGCGAGGACCGGCAAGCGCGCGCCCATGATCAGACGTAGCTCACCGACACGACTTCATAGCGGCGCACGCCGCCCGGGGCCTGCACCTCGGCGGTATCGCCCTCCTCCTTGCCGATCAGGGCACGGGCGATGGGGCTGGACACGTTGATCAGGCCGTGCTTGAGGTCGGCCTCGTCCTCGCCCACGATCTGGTACCTGACGGCCTCGCCCGAGTCCTCGTCCTCCAGCTCCACGGTGGCGCCGAAGACCACGCGGCCGCCGGCGTCGAGCTCAGAGGGATCGATGATCTGGGCCGCCGACAGCTTGCCCTCGATTTCGAGGATGCGGCCTTCGATGAAGCCCTGGCGATCCTTGGCGGCCTCGTACTCGGCGTTCTCGCTCAGGTCGCCCTGGGCGCGCGCCTCGGCGATGGCGTTGATCACGGCGGGCCGTTCGACGGTCTTGAGCCGGTGCAGCTCCTGCTTGAGTTGTTCGGCGCCGCGCTTGGTGATGGGAATGGTGGCCATGGGTCAGTCTCCGGATTCCAGAAGCAAAAAGCAAACCGCCGCGCGTTGCCGCGCGGCGGTATTCAGTGATGGATGGATTATGCCGCGTTTGCCGCGGCAATCATCCATCGCAATCCGGCGTGGGGCTCAGGCCGCGGCGGTAAGACGCGCGTGCAGTTCCTGCACCGAGTACACGTCGAGCGTGTCGAGGTGCTTCATGCCCTCGACGGCCGCCTCGGCGCCGAAGATGGTCGTGAACGTGGTCACGCGCGCAGCCAGCGAGCTGGTGCGGATGGCGCGCGAGTCGGCAATCGCGTTGCGGCGCTCCTCCACAGTGTTGATGACCATGGCGATCTCGTCGTTCTTGATCATGTCCACGATGTGCGGCCGGCCCTCGGTGACCTTGTTGACCACCTGCACAGACACGCCGGCCTCGGCGATCGCGGCGGCCGTGCCCTTGGTGGCCAGCAGCTCGAAGCCCATGGCCGCCAGGTCGCGGGCGATGGATACGGCGCGCGGCTTGTCCGCGTTCTTCACGGTCAGAAACACCTTGCCCGAGCGCGGCAGGCGCGTGCCGGCGCCGAGCTGGCTCTTGACGAAGGCCTCGCCGAAGGTCGTGCCCACGCCCATGACCTCGCCGGTGGACTTCATCTCGGGGCCGAGGATGGTGTCCACACCGGGGAACTTCACGAACGGGAACACGGCCTCCTTCACACTGAAGTACGGCGGCGTGACCTCGCGGGTCACGCCCTGGCTCACCAGGCTCTGGCCGGCCATGCAACGCGCCGCGACCTTGGCCAGTTGGATGCCCGTGGCCTTGCTCACGAAGGGCACGGTGCGGCTGGCGCGCGGGTTCACCTCGAGCACGTAGATCACGTCGCCCGCATCGGTCTCCTGGATCGCGAACTGCACGTTCATCAGGCCGACGACGTTCAGCCCATGGGCCATGGCAGTGGTCTGGCGCTTGATCTCGGCCACCGTCTCGGCCTTGAGGTAGTACGGCGGCAGCGAACAGGCCGAGTCGCCCGAATGCACGCCAGCCTGCTCGATGTGCTCCATCACGCCGCCGATGAACACCGCGCCCGTGGCGTCGCGCACGCAGTCCACGTCGCACTCGATGGCGTTGGAGAGGAAGCGGTCCAGCAGCACGGGCGATTCGTTGCTCACCTTCACGGCCTCGCGCATGTAGCGCTCCAGGTCGCGCTGCTCGTGCACGATCTCCATGGCGCGGCCGCCGAGCACGTAGCTCGGGCGCACGACCAGCGGGTAGCCCAGGGCGGACGCCTTCTCCATGGCCTCGGCCTCGGTGCGGGCCGTGGCGTTGGGCGGCTGGCGCAGGCCCAGGTCGCCCAGCAGCTTCTGGAAGCGCTCGCGGTCCTCGGCCGCGTCGATCATGTCGGGCGTGGTGCCGATGATGGGCACGCCCTCGCGCTCCAGGCCCAGGGCCAGCTTGAGCGGCGTCTGGCCGCCGTACTGCACGATCACGCCCTCGGGCTTTTCCTTGTCCACAATCTCCAGCACGTCTTCGAGCGTGAGCGGCTCGAAGTACAGGCGGTCGGACGTGTCGTAGTCGGTGGACACGGTCTCGGGGTTGCAGTTGACCATGATGGTCTCGTAGCCGTCCTCGCGCATGGCGAGGGCCGCATGCACGCAGCAGTAGTCGAACTCGATACCCTGGCCGATGCGGTTCGGGCCGCCGCCCAGCACCATGATCTTCTTCTTGTCGGTGGGAGCCGCCTCGCATTCCTCATCGTAGGTGGAATACATGTAGGCGGTGTTGGTCGGGAACTCTGCCGCGCAGGTGTCCACGCGCTTGTAGACCGGGCGCACGTTCAACGCGCGTCGCGCGTCGCGTACTGCCTTCTCGCTGGTGTGCAGCAGCTTGGCCAGGCGCCGGTCGGAAAAGCCCTTCTGCTTGAGCGCGCGCAGCGTCGCGGCATCGAGCGCGGCCAGCGCGGCGTCGCCCTTGTCGGCGTAGAGCTTGTCCAGGTCGAGCTCGATCTTCACGATCTGCTCGATCTGCACCAGGAACCAGCGGTCGATCTTCGTGAGCTCGAACACCTCGTCGACCGACATGCCCTGGGCGAAGGCATCGCCCACGTACCAGATGCGCTCGGGGCCGGGCTCGCCGAGCTCCTTCTCCAGGAGCTCGCGATCCTGGGTCTTCTCGTTCATGCCGTCCACGCCCACTTCCAGGCCGCGCAGCGCCTTCTGGAAGGATTCCTGGAAGGTGCGGCCCATGGCCATGACCTCGCCCACGCTTTTCATCTGCGTGGTCAGGCGGCTGTCGGCGGTGGGGAATTTCTCGAACGCGAAGCGCGGGATCTTGGTGACCACGTAGTCGATGGTGGGCTCGAACGAGGCCGGCGTAGCGCCGCCCGTGATGTCGTTGCGCAGCTCGTCGAGCGTGTAGCCCACGGCCAGCTTGGCCGCCACCTTGGCGATCGGGAAGCCCGTGGCCTTGGAGGCCAGCGCCGAGGAGCGCGACACGCGCGGGTTCATCTCGATCACGATCATGCGCCCGTCCTTGGGGTTGACCGAGAACTGCACATTGGAGCCGCCGGTGTCCACCCCGATCTCGCGCAGCACGGCGATGCTGGCGTCGCGCAGGATCTGGTACTCGCGGTCGGTCAGCGTCTGCGCCGGAGCCACGGTGATGGAGTCGCCCGTGTGCACGCCCATGGGGTCGAGGTTCTCGATCGAGCAGACGATGATGCAGTTGTCCGCCTTGTCGC
This region of Alicycliphilus denitrificans K601 genomic DNA includes:
- the carB gene encoding carbamoyl-phosphate synthase large subunit, yielding MPKRTDIQSILIIGAGPIIIGQACEFDYSGVQACKALREEGYRVILINSNPATIMTDPATADVTYIEPITWQTVEKIIAKERPDAILPTMGGQTALNCALDLWRNGVLNKYRVELIGAKPEAIDKAEDRLKFKDAMTRIGLESARSGIAHSMDEAWAVQKHVGFPTVIRPSFTLGGTGGGIAYNPEEFETICKRGLEASPTNELLIEESLLGWKEYEMEVVRDKADNCIIVCSIENLDPMGVHTGDSITVAPAQTLTDREYQILRDASIAVLREIGVDTGGSNVQFSVNPKDGRMIVIEMNPRVSRSSALASKATGFPIAKVAAKLAVGYTLDELRNDITGGATPASFEPTIDYVVTKIPRFAFEKFPTADSRLTTQMKSVGEVMAMGRTFQESFQKALRGLEVGVDGMNEKTQDRELLEKELGEPGPERIWYVGDAFAQGMSVDEVFELTKIDRWFLVQIEQIVKIELDLDKLYADKGDAALAALDAATLRALKQKGFSDRRLAKLLHTSEKAVRDARRALNVRPVYKRVDTCAAEFPTNTAYMYSTYDEECEAAPTDKKKIMVLGGGPNRIGQGIEFDYCCVHAALAMREDGYETIMVNCNPETVSTDYDTSDRLYFEPLTLEDVLEIVDKEKPEGVIVQYGGQTPLKLALGLEREGVPIIGTTPDMIDAAEDRERFQKLLGDLGLRQPPNATARTEAEAMEKASALGYPLVVRPSYVLGGRAMEIVHEQRDLERYMREAVKVSNESPVLLDRFLSNAIECDVDCVRDATGAVFIGGVMEHIEQAGVHSGDSACSLPPYYLKAETVAEIKRQTTAMAHGLNVVGLMNVQFAIQETDAGDVIYVLEVNPRASRTVPFVSKATGIQLAKVAARCMAGQSLVSQGVTREVTPPYFSVKEAVFPFVKFPGVDTILGPEMKSTGEVMGVGTTFGEAFVKSQLGAGTRLPRSGKVFLTVKNADKPRAVSIARDLAAMGFELLATKGTAAAIAEAGVSVQVVNKVTEGRPHIVDMIKNDEIAMVINTVEERRNAIADSRAIRTSSLAARVTTFTTIFGAEAAVEGMKHLDTLDVYSVQELHARLTAAA
- a CDS encoding RlmE family RNA methyltransferase; the protein is MKVKTKSKKVNKAWLNDHVNDTYVKLAQKEGYRARAAYKLKEIDEQFGLIKPGHVVVDLGSSPGAWSQYVRRRLSPGGAAMGQLDGTIISLDILPMEPIEGVTFLQGDFRDEEVLARLQQAVQGRPVDVVVSDMAPNLSGVESVDAVRIAHLIELAVDFAVHHLKPDGALVVKLFHGSGYTQLVQLFKDTFRVVKPVKPKASRDKSSETFLVGIGLKHPA
- a CDS encoding DUF4149 domain-containing protein, producing the protein MGARLPVLAAALWWGSLSAIGFVAVPLLFAHLPTSAMAGNVAARLFEAQTYISIACCALLLVVSKKKHAEKPEEWAQAAMVFVIAGLLLALLVQYGVAPRIVARQNLRLWHGAGSAMYALQWLCALRVLWSTARS
- a CDS encoding YhbY family RNA-binding protein — its product is MPQIQLTPAERREHRANAHHLDPVVLIGGDGLTPAVQKEVDAALAAHGLIKVRVFNDDRAAREAMYQQLAHDLGAAPIQHIGKLLVLWRPVAQKQKAADEDRKPGPRDVKVLKFGRPGQRPEVKQLRVLGNQRLTSGGQVKRAKPKQKSVKKGQAD
- the greA gene encoding transcription elongation factor GreA gives rise to the protein MATIPITKRGAEQLKQELHRLKTVERPAVINAIAEARAQGDLSENAEYEAAKDRQGFIEGRILEIEGKLSAAQIIDPSELDAGGRVVFGATVELEDEDSGEAVRYQIVGEDEADLKHGLINVSSPIARALIGKEEGDTAEVQAPGGVRRYEVVSVSYV